A window of the Pongo abelii isolate AG06213 chromosome 10, NHGRI_mPonAbe1-v2.0_pri, whole genome shotgun sequence genome harbors these coding sequences:
- the YARS2 gene encoding tyrosine--tRNA ligase, mitochondrial → MAAPILRSLSWGRWSGTLNLSVFLPLGLRKAHSGAQGLLAAQKARGLFKDFFPETGTKIELPELFDRGTASFPQTIYCGFDPTADSLHVGHLLALLGLFHLQRAGHNVIALVGGATARLGDPSGRTKEREALETERVRANARALRLGLEALAANHQQLFTDGRSWGSFTVLDNSAWYQKQHLVDFLAAVGGHFRMGTLLSRQSVQLRLKSPEGMSLAEFFYQVLQAYDFYYLFQHYGCRVQLGGSDQLGNIMSGYEFINKLTGEDVFGITVPLITSTTGAKLGKSAGNAVWLNRDKTSPFELYQFFVRQPDDSVERYLKLFTFLPLPEIDHIMQLHVKEPERRGPQKRLAAEVTKLVHGREGLDSAKRCTQALYHSSIDALEVMSDEELKELFKEAPFSEFFLDPGTNVLDTCRKANAIPDGPRGYRMITEGGVSINHQQVTNPESVLIVGQHILKNGLSLLKIGKRNFYIIKWLQL, encoded by the exons ATGGCGGCGCCCATCTTGCGGTCCCTTTCCTGGGGCCGTTGGTCTGGTACCCTAAATCTCTCAGTATTCTTGCCCTTGGGGCTGCGTAAGGCCCACTCGGGCGCTCAGGGGTTACTGGCAGCGCAGAAGGCTCGAGGTCTGTTCAAGGACTTCTTCCCGGAGACGGGGACGAAAATAGAGCTCCCAGAGCTCTTCGACCGTGGCACGGCGAGTTTTCCCCAAACCATTTACTGTGGCTTCGACCCCACGGCAGACTCGCTTCATGTGGGTCATCTACTTGCGCTGTTGGGCCTGTTTCATTTGCAGCGAGCGGGCCACAACGTGATCGCGCTGGTGGGAGGCGCCACGGCGCGCCTGGGAGACCCGAGCGGCCGTACCAAGGAACGCGAGGCGCTGGAGACAGAGCGCGTGCGAGCCAATGCGCGCGCCCTGCGCCTAGGGCTTGAGGCCCTGGCGGCTAATCATCAGCAGCTTTTCACTGATGGGCGCTCCTGGGGCAGCTTCACTGTGCTAGACAACTCGGCCTGGTACCAGAAGCAGCACCTGGTGGACTTCCTGGCGGCAGTGGGGGGTCACTTCCGCATGGGGACGCTGCTGAGCCGGCAGAGCGTGCAGCTGCGGCTCAAGAGCCCCGAGGGCATGAGCTTGGCCGAGTTCTTTTACCAGGTGCTCCAGGCCTATGACTTCTATTACCTCTTCCAGCATTATGGATGCAGGGTCCAGCTGGGCGGATCTGATCAACTAGGCAACATCATGTCCGGATATGAGTTCATCAACAA GTTGACTGGAGAAGATGTATTTGGAATCACCGTTCCTCTAATTACAAGTACAACTGGAGCAAAGCTGGGAAAGTCTGCTGGCAACGCTGTTTGGCTAAACAGAGATAAGACATCTCCATTTGAATTGTATCAGTTCTTCGTCAGGCAACCAGACGATTCAGTGGAAAG GTACCTGAAGCTGTTCACTTTCCTGCCCCTTCCAGAAATTGATCATATCATGCAGCTGCATGTCAAAGAGCCAGAAAGGCGGGGTCCTCAGAAACGACTGGCAGCAGAAGTAACAAAGCTTGTTCATGGACGAGAAGGATTGGATTCTGCTAAAAG gTGTACACAAGCCCTTTATCACAGTAGCATAGATGCACTGGAGGTCATGTCTGATGAGGAGTTAAAAGAGTTGTTTAAAGAAGCtccattttctgaattttttctcGATCCTGGAACAAATGTCCTAGATACCTGCCGCAAAGCAAATGCCATTCCAGATGGCCCCCGAGG ATATCGAATGATAACAGAAGGCGGAGTCAGCATAAATCACCAACAAGTAACAAATCCTGAGAGTGTTTTAATTGTTGGACAACATATTCTCAAGAATGGACTTTCCTTacttaaaataggaaaaagaaatttctacaTTATAAAATGGCTTCAGTTATGA